The following are from one region of the Ochotona princeps isolate mOchPri1 chromosome 4, mOchPri1.hap1, whole genome shotgun sequence genome:
- the LOC101517480 gene encoding olfactory receptor 4P4-like, with the protein MANGNITEFVFLGLFPGENGKAVGCVLFSLCYFAVLSGNLLILLTIRGSHLGEQPMYLFLSYLSIMDVCFTSTVAPKLIVDQLFKWNTISYNGCMAQMFYAHFFGATEIFILVVMAYDRYVAICKPLRYTVIMNRKVCSALVMASVAGAFFHSLLHVVIIVRLPFCGPNQIDHYFCDVFPLLKLACTDTSLLVIIIITTTGVLSILTFVALVISYIIILSTLRSHSSKGRRKALSTCSSHITVVFMFFLPLIFTYVPMADSVSEDKLFALFYTMIAPLFNPLIYTLRNTDMKNAMRKVWCQDKLLDGN; encoded by the coding sequence ATGGCGAATGGAAACATCACAGAATTCGTCTTTCTGGGGCTTTTTCCTGGTGAGAATGGGAAAGCTGTGGGATGTGTGCTGTTCTCACTTTGCTATTTCGCAGTTCTCTCTGGAAACCTACTCATTCTCCTCACCATCAGGGGCAGTCACCTGGGGGAGCAGCCCATGTACCTGTTCCTCAGCTACCTGTCCATCATGGATGTCTGCTTCACCTCCACAGTTGCTCCCAAGCTGATCGTAGACCAGTTGTTTAAGTGGAACACCATCTCCTACAATGGCTGCATGGCCCAGATGTTTTATGCACACTTCTTTGGTGCCACTGAGATCTTCATCTTGGTGGTCATGGCTTATGACCGCTACGTAGCCATCTGCAAACCGCTTCGCTATACAGTCATCATGAACAGAAAGGTGTGCTCTGCCCTGGTGATGGCCTCTGTTGCTGGAGCTTTTTTCCATTCTCTCTTACATGTAGTGATCATTGTCAGGCTTCCCTTCTGTGGCCCCAACCAGATAGATCACTATTTCTGTGATGTATTCCCCTTGCTAAAGCTGGCCTGTACTGACACCAGTCTCTTGGTTATCATAATCATCACCACCACTGGGGTGCTGTCTATTTTGACCTTTGTTGCTCTGGTAATTTCTTACATCATCATCCTGAGCACCCTGAGGTCCCACTCATCCAAGGGCCGCCGCAAAGCCCTCTCCACCTGCAGCTCTCACATCACTGTTGTGTTCATGTTCTTCTTACCCCTCATTTTCACCTATGTCCCCATGGCTGATTCTGTGAGTGAGGACAAGTTGTTTGCTCTGTTTTACACTATGATCGCACCCTTATTCAACCCTCTCATCTACACATTAAGAAACACAGATATGAAGAATGCTATGAGGAAAGTGTGGTGCCAAGACAAACTGTTGGATGGAAATTAA
- the LOC101517728 gene encoding olfactory receptor 4C11, with amino-acid sequence MQLNNSGTEFILLGLTQDPMKQKFVFLVFSIFYVATMVGNILIIVTIKCSRTLGSPMYFFLFYLSLADSCFSTSITPRLIMDAISSKKTISYKECMTQVFALHLFGCMEIFVLILMAFDRYVAICKPLHYPAIMRRQVCIFLVGLAWTGSFIHATAQNILVLRLPFCGSNLIDHYCCDLQPLLKLACMDTYVINLLLVSNSGAICSSSFLFLMISYTVILYSLRNHSAEARKKALATCTSHIIIVILFFGPCIFIYTRPPTTFPIDKMVTVFYTIGTPFLNPLIYTLRNAEVKTAMKKLWYKKIIL; translated from the coding sequence ATGCAACTGAACAACAGTGGAACTGAGTTTATACTATTGGGCTTGACACAGGATCCTATGAAGCAAAAATTTGTGTTCTTAGTCTTCTCAATTTTCTATGTGGCAACAATGGTGGGGAACATCCTCATTATCGTGACCATCAAATGCAGCCGGACACTAGGAagccccatgtacttcttcctatTTTATTTGTCCCTTGCCGATTCTTGCTTCTCAACTTCTATTACCCCTAGATTAATCATGGATGCTATCTCTTCCAAGAAAACTATATCCTACAAGGAATGCATGACACAAGTCTTTGCACTGCATTTATTTGGCTGCATGGAGATCTTCGTACTCATCCTCATGGCCTTTGatcgctatgtggccatctgcaaGCCCTTGCACTACCCAGCCATCATGAGAAGGCAGGTTTGCATCTTCTTGGTTGGTCTTGCCTGGACAGGCTCTTTTATACATGCCACAGCACAGAATATCCTGGTTTTGAGATTGCCCTTCTGTGGATCCAATCTGATTGATCATTACTGCTGTGATTTGCAGCCTTTGTTGAAGCTTGCCTGCATGGACACTTATGTGATCAACTTGCTGTTAGTGTCTAACAGTGGAGCCATTTGCTCCAGTAGTTTCCTGTTTTTGATGATCTCCTACACTGTCATCTTGTACTCACTGCGGAACCACagtgcagaagccaggaagaAAGCACTTGCCACCTGCACTTCTCACATCATCATAGTCATCTTGTTCTTTGGTCCCTGCATATTCATCTATACACGACCCCCAACCACTTTCCCCATCGACAAGATGGTCACTGTGTTTTACACCATTGGTACACCCTTTCTCAACCCACTCATCTACACACTGAGGAACGCGGAAGTGAAAACTGCCATGAAAAAGCTATGgtataagaaaattattttataa
- the LOC101521474 gene encoding olfactory receptor 4C13-like — protein MQKIILFMFLVIYIISVVGNVFIMITITASPLLRPPMYFFLARPSFIDACYSSINTPQLITDSLHEKRTIRFNGCMTQVFGEHFFGGAEVILLTVMAYDCSVAICKPLHYTSIMSQHLCRLLVVVSWVGGILHATIQILFIVQLPFCGPNIIDHFMCDLNPLLSLACTDTHILGLFVAASSGFICLLNFFLLLISYVAIVHSLKNHSLEGRLKALSTCASHIMVVVLVFVPCLTVYMRPAATLPFDKEVTVFYTMITPC, from the exons ATGCAGAAAATAATACTTTTCATGTTTTTGGTTATCTATATCATCTCTGTTGTAGGAAATGTTTTCATCATGATTACCATCACTGCCAGTCCACTTCTGAGGccccccatgtacttcttcctggcCCGTCCCTCCTTCATCGATGCCTGCTATTCCTCCATTAACACCCCCCAGCTGATCACAGATTCCCTCCATGAAAAGAGGACCATCAGATTCAACGGATGTATGACACAAGTCTTTGGGGAGCATTTCTTTGGCGGAGCTGAGGTCATCCTGCTTACAGTGATGGCCTATGACTGCTCTGTGGCCATCTGCAAGCCCTTGCACTATACAAGCATTATGAGTCAACACTTGTGTAGGCTGCTAGTAGTAGTGTCATGGGTAGGAGGCATTCTCCATGCAACCATTCAGATCCTTTTCATTGTCCAGTTACCCTTCTG tggcCCTAACATCATTGACCACTTCATGTGTGATCTAAACCCGTTGCTCAGTCTGGCCTGTACTGACACTCATATCCTAGGACTCTTTGTTGCTGCCAGCAGTGGGTTCATCTGTCTGttgaatttctttctcttgctcattTCGTACGTGGCCATCGTGCACTCCCTGAAGAACCACAGCTTAGAGGGAAGGCTTAAAGCCCTGtccacctgtgcctcccacatCATGGTGGTTGTCTTAGTCTTTGTGCCCTGCTTAACTGTGTACATGAGACCTGCAGCTACTTTACCCTTTGACAAAGAAGTGACTGTATTCTACACCATGATAACTCCATGTTAA